A single window of Danaus plexippus chromosome 31, MEX_DaPlex, whole genome shotgun sequence DNA harbors:
- the LOC116778342 gene encoding gametocyte-specific factor 1-like: MAAPAPHQMTTCPYNKAHQVEHYRMHIHLQKCRKQHPNCNKMTCPFDTTHVVNDVELDYHISVCPKREMLDAQMYVIDNDHRPQVEVTAPTHVQCEENWEDSNVTSYQPDLAKKSHHIIIKVKGATPSERRKARMEAIKTYRGSEN, translated from the exons ATGGCGGCCCCCGCACCACATCAGATGACAACCTGTCCATACAATAAAGCACATCAAGTAGAGCATTACCGAATGCACATCCACCTTCAGAAGTGTCGTAAACAGCACCCTAATTGCAACAAAATGACCTGCCCGTTTGATACCACACACGTCGTAAATGACGTAGAATTAGAT TACCACATATCGGTGTGCCCCAAACGTGAAATGCTAGACGCGCAGATGTATGTCATTGACAATGATCACCGTCCTCAAGTTGAAGTTACAGCACCGACTCATGTGCAGTGCGAAGAAAATTGGGAAGAC tCGAATGTGACGTCCTATCAACCAGATCTAGCTAAGAAAAGTcatcatattataatcaaagttAAAGGTGCAACTCCGTCGGAGAGACGGAAGGCTAGAATGGAAGCCATCAAGACATACAGGGGCTCGGAGAATTGA
- the LOC116778341 gene encoding protein HGH1 homolog, producing the protein MDQDPLNELLEFLKPESRLDLKHISLDHLLGLSGTEDGIQVLLNNEKIIQCIIELTDDKVAEISKNALLVLVNVTANEKGALDLLKYRPSRKKNIIELLIGYILNPDKKDADAACMILSNLTRSENAVEVCTDTFLPHLNDLLNVFVNTSYNKTGSNLNYLAPIFSNLSCSPRVRKWLTDENPYVPLIKLLPFCNYQASSIRRGGAIGTVRNISFDTNYHEFLLSNDIDLLTYLLSPLMGSEDYPDDEMEQLPIALQYLGKEKHRDPDIDIRKMIIETLNKLCAKRNIREVLRDNGVYYVLREYHKWEKDPNTLLACENVVDILIQKEEEVGAEDLSKVDIPEELKGKFEEMDKEYVDNVQ; encoded by the coding sequence atggatcAGGATCCACTGAATGAGCTGCTGGAATTCCTCAAACCAGAGTCTAGGTTAGACCTAAAACACATATCTCTCGACCATTTACTAGGTCTGTCCGGTACTGAAGACGGGATCCAAGTTCTACTaaataatgagaaaataatacaatgtatCATCGAATTGACAGACGATAAAGTCGCGGAAATAAGTAAAAACGCCTTACTTGTGCTCGTTAATGTCACGGCGAACGAAAAGGGTGCGTTagatttgttaaaatacagACCCAGtaggaaaaaaaacataattgaacTTTTGATCGGTTACATACTAAATCCGGACAAAAAAGATGCTGACGCTGCCTGCATGATACTATCCAACCTGACGAGATCGGAAAACGCTGTCGAAGTGTGCACGGACACGTTCCTACCGCACTTAAACGATTTATTAAACGTGTTTGTCAACACTAGTTACAACAAAACCGGATCTAACCTGAACTACCTCGCGCCTATATTTAGTAATCTGAGCTGCTCCCCGCGAGTCAGGAAATGGCTTACAGACGAAAACCCCTATGTAccgttaattaaattactaccGTTCTGTAATTACCAAGCCTCCAGCATCCGGAGAGGCGGTGCTATAGGCACTGTTAGGAACATATCGTTTGACACAAACTATCACGAATTTCTACTATCAAATGACATAGATCTGTTGACTTACCTGCTGTCCCCGTTAATGGGCAGCGAAGACTATCCAGATGATGAAATGGAACAGCTACCGATAGCCCTCCAGTATTTGGGCAAAGAAAAACACAGGGACCCCGATATTGATATACGGAAAATGATCATTGAAACGTTGAACAAACTATGCGCCAAACGTAACATTAGGGAGGTACTGCGGGATAATGGTGTTTATTACGTCTTAAGAGAATATCACAAATGGGAGAAAGATCCGAACACTTTGCTGGCGTGCGAGAATGTGGTAGATATCTTAATACAGAAGGAAGAAGAAGTTGGTGCGGAAGATTTATCTAAAGTGGACATTCCAGAGGAATTGAAAGGCAAATTTGAGGAAATGGACAAAGAATATGTTGATAATgtacaataa